A region from the Coffea eugenioides isolate CCC68of chromosome 9, Ceug_1.0, whole genome shotgun sequence genome encodes:
- the LOC113782890 gene encoding AP2-like ethylene-responsive transcription factor At2g41710 isoform X1: MASSSSRPPPGKVETGGCSSSGGGGGGGETSEAVAAAATGAVMVGPIPGGGGAGDELAMYRGLKKAKKERGCTAKERISKMPPCTAGKRSSIYRGVTRHRWTGRYEAHLWDKSTWNQNQNKKGKQVYLGAYDDEEAAARAYDLAALKYWGPGTLINFPVTDYTRDLEEMQNFSREDYLASLRRKSSGFSRGVSKYRPLSSRWDPQFGQFSGADYFTSIRYGAADDATAENEYIGGFCIDRKFDLTTYIKWWGTNKPRQVDPHAKSSEETSYRPGEDMSSELKSVELTAKPTEPYEMPRLGVPQEGKHRKGAVSAMSILSQSAAFKSLQEKGLKKKAIDENDENEDKNVINKKDYGKGVEKCSHDGGNERVGAGLGMTGGLPVPRNVYPLTPLLTAPLVTNYNSIDSLNDPVLWTSLVSVLPVGSSRTSEVAKNESSSEYNLFQQEG; the protein is encoded by the exons ATGGCGTCGTCTTCCTCTCGACCGCCTCCTGGAAAAGTGGAAACCGGCGGATGCAGCAGCAGCGGcggcggaggaggaggaggggaaACGTCTGAAGCTGTAGCTGCTGCTGCTACTGGTGCAGTGATGGTGGGACCCATACCGGGAGGAGGCGGCGCCGGCGATGAGCTGGCAATGTATAGAGGGCTGaagaaagctaagaaagagagaGGATGTACTGCTAAAGAACGCATCAGCAAAATGCCCCCTTGCACAGCCGGCAAACGTAGCTCTATTTATCGCGGCGTGACTAG GCATAGATGGACAGGACGATATGAAGCTCATCTTTGGGATAAAAGCACCTGGAAtcaaaaccaaaataaaaagggAAAGCAAG TTTACCTGG GTGCATATGATGATGAGGAGGCAGCAGCCAGAGCATATGATCTTGCTGCCTTGAAATACTGGGGCCCTGGAACACTCATTAATTTTCCA GTTACTGACTATACAAGGGACCTTGAAGAGATGCAAAATTTCTCAAGAGAAGACTATCTCGCATCCCTTCGAAG AAAGAGTAGTGGCTTCTCAAGAGGAGTCTCCAAATATCGTCCTCTTTCAAG CCGATGGGATCCACAATTTGGTCAGTTTTCTGGGGCTGATTACTTCACCAGCATTCGATATG GTGCAGCTGATGATGCAACAGCAGAAAATGAATATATTGGTGGCTTTTGCATTGATAGGAAGTTTGATTTGACCACTTATATCAAGTGGTGGGGGACCAATAAACCACGTCAAGTAGATCCACACGCTAAATCATCAGAGGAAACATCATATCGCCCTGGTGAAGACATGAGCAGTGAACTTAAATCTGTAGAACTGACAGCTAAGCCCACTGAACCCTATGAGATGCCACGATTGGGTGTGCCTCAAGAAGGAAAACACCGAAAAGGTGCTGTGTCTGCTATGAGCATTTTGTCACAATCCGCAGCATTTAAGAGCTTACAAGAAAAAGGATTGAAGAAGAAAGCAATAGATGagaatgatgaaaatgaagataaaaatgttatTAACAAAAAGGACTACGGCAAGGGGGTTGAAAAATGTAGTCATGATGGTGGAAATGAGAGAGTTGGAGCTGGACTTGGGATGACTGGAGGATTACCCGTTCCAAGAAATGTTTACCCACTAACTCCCTTACTGACTGCTCCACTTGTGACCAACTACAACTCTATTGATTCCTTAAATGATCCTGTTCTTTGGACCAGTCTTGTTTCAGTTCTTCCTGTGGGATCTTCACGCACTTCTGAG GTTGCAAAGAACGAGTCTAGCTCAGAATACAATTTGTTCCAGCAAGAAGGCTGA
- the LOC113782890 gene encoding AP2-like ethylene-responsive transcription factor At2g41710 isoform X2, translating into MASSSSRPPPGKVETGGCSSSGGGGGGGETSEAVAAAATGAVMVGPIPGGGGAGDELAMYRGLKKAKKERGCTAKERISKMPPCTAGKRSSIYRGVTRHRWTGRYEAHLWDKSTWNQNQNKKGKQVYLGAYDDEEAAARAYDLAALKYWGPGTLINFPVTDYTRDLEEMQNFSREDYLASLRRKSSGFSRGVSKYRPLSSRWDPQFGAADDATAENEYIGGFCIDRKFDLTTYIKWWGTNKPRQVDPHAKSSEETSYRPGEDMSSELKSVELTAKPTEPYEMPRLGVPQEGKHRKGAVSAMSILSQSAAFKSLQEKGLKKKAIDENDENEDKNVINKKDYGKGVEKCSHDGGNERVGAGLGMTGGLPVPRNVYPLTPLLTAPLVTNYNSIDSLNDPVLWTSLVSVLPVGSSRTSEVAKNESSSEYNLFQQEG; encoded by the exons ATGGCGTCGTCTTCCTCTCGACCGCCTCCTGGAAAAGTGGAAACCGGCGGATGCAGCAGCAGCGGcggcggaggaggaggaggggaaACGTCTGAAGCTGTAGCTGCTGCTGCTACTGGTGCAGTGATGGTGGGACCCATACCGGGAGGAGGCGGCGCCGGCGATGAGCTGGCAATGTATAGAGGGCTGaagaaagctaagaaagagagaGGATGTACTGCTAAAGAACGCATCAGCAAAATGCCCCCTTGCACAGCCGGCAAACGTAGCTCTATTTATCGCGGCGTGACTAG GCATAGATGGACAGGACGATATGAAGCTCATCTTTGGGATAAAAGCACCTGGAAtcaaaaccaaaataaaaagggAAAGCAAG TTTACCTGG GTGCATATGATGATGAGGAGGCAGCAGCCAGAGCATATGATCTTGCTGCCTTGAAATACTGGGGCCCTGGAACACTCATTAATTTTCCA GTTACTGACTATACAAGGGACCTTGAAGAGATGCAAAATTTCTCAAGAGAAGACTATCTCGCATCCCTTCGAAG AAAGAGTAGTGGCTTCTCAAGAGGAGTCTCCAAATATCGTCCTCTTTCAAG CCGATGGGATCCACAATTTG GTGCAGCTGATGATGCAACAGCAGAAAATGAATATATTGGTGGCTTTTGCATTGATAGGAAGTTTGATTTGACCACTTATATCAAGTGGTGGGGGACCAATAAACCACGTCAAGTAGATCCACACGCTAAATCATCAGAGGAAACATCATATCGCCCTGGTGAAGACATGAGCAGTGAACTTAAATCTGTAGAACTGACAGCTAAGCCCACTGAACCCTATGAGATGCCACGATTGGGTGTGCCTCAAGAAGGAAAACACCGAAAAGGTGCTGTGTCTGCTATGAGCATTTTGTCACAATCCGCAGCATTTAAGAGCTTACAAGAAAAAGGATTGAAGAAGAAAGCAATAGATGagaatgatgaaaatgaagataaaaatgttatTAACAAAAAGGACTACGGCAAGGGGGTTGAAAAATGTAGTCATGATGGTGGAAATGAGAGAGTTGGAGCTGGACTTGGGATGACTGGAGGATTACCCGTTCCAAGAAATGTTTACCCACTAACTCCCTTACTGACTGCTCCACTTGTGACCAACTACAACTCTATTGATTCCTTAAATGATCCTGTTCTTTGGACCAGTCTTGTTTCAGTTCTTCCTGTGGGATCTTCACGCACTTCTGAG GTTGCAAAGAACGAGTCTAGCTCAGAATACAATTTGTTCCAGCAAGAAGGCTGA
- the LOC113782520 gene encoding putative late blight resistance protein homolog R1B-17 translates to MKKLQKLQNDEEIAEIAGMLLFIPTFSLSLWLQNETIKHGKRLQQPCGPPLVIVVLFGFVKGSATAVANCGAMPYVFFRCRFLFCLVLASQLVCKFVSRDINLMKIETQEIYGSMSDVGETKRVTKTFTPMPSQVTAATYNEDLVLLYNEVTTITHRLTGGSRQLDVVPIVGVPGLGKTTLANIVYSSPSVMLHFQIRAWCTVSQVYSRHNLLVQILGSIDSRSPEQYLKVDEDDLAVKLKQFLLRNRYLLVLDDLWDIEAWNLLERSLPDDANGSRILVTSRLLNLQFKLVARLTISSTLLMKRVVVLAAGIFATTAQNFWEEVAKSLRSSIVLDEEYCMKTLELSYIHLPDDLKPCLLYFGVFQEDENVPVRRLLWLWISEGFVRKKTGKSIEDVADDYLKALVDRSLVMVTKQRTTSGAKACPLHDLVHEFCVEKAKEENFLHIIHRGKDLFSLTGLSNPHRVCDQNTRKLKIQHSMLFFPNLRSLLSFKEDELGFWLPKLLRVLDLRNLVFNAYFPMEVVLLVHLRYLALHIRGINSISNPINSISIPFAISNLSRLQTFLVRGDSIFYYVLPKTIWNIKTLRHLCITGFNYGFVFPVDDLEISPCLDHLNTLKLAIDPSSQSLQKLLTYLPSIRRLKCKRSEKSSEEFTRIDDKILVFDCLSQLESLNLSFFDGYGFKFPLNLKKLTLSYNHQPWSEISTIGKLPNLQVLKLRHGSFVGIEEWEMKEGEFPNLRVLKLIGVALRSWTASFDSFLHLEKLVVHNCPGLKEVPSCLGECPTLEMIEVKWCDESVVRSVKQIQQEQMDMGNDVIEIIIEYCGHA, encoded by the exons ATGAAGAAATTGCAGAAATTGCAGAACGATGAAGAAATTGCAGAAATTGCTGGTATGCTTCTCTTTATCCCCACTTTTTCCTTGTCTTTGTGGCTGCAAAATGAAACAATAAAGCATGGGAAAAGACTGCAACAACCATGTGGACCACCCCTTGTAATTGTagttttgtttggttttgtaAAAGGCTCTGCAACAGCCGTAGCTAACTGTGGTGCGATGCCTTATGTGTTCTTTCGGTGTCGGttccttttttgtttggttttggcTTCCCAGTTGGTGTGTAAATTTGTTAGCCG AGATATCAATCTTATGAAGATTGAGACCCAAGAGATCTATGGTAGCATGAGCGATGTTGGTGAAACCAAGAGAGTTACCAAGACTTTCACTCCCatgccatcacaagtcactgcAGCCACGTACAATGAAGATCTGGTGCTCCTCTACAATGAGGTGACAACTATCACTCATAGACTTACAGGAGGATCAAGGCAGTTGGATGTTGTTCCCATCGTGGGTGTGCCTGGGCTCGGTAAGACCACACTAGCCAATATAGTTTATAGTTCTCCTTCAGTAATGTTGCATTTCCAAATTCGTGCTTGGTGCACTGTGTCTCAAGTATATAGCCGGCACAACTTGTTAGTTCAGATATTGGGTAGTATTGATTCTAGGAGCCCAGAACAATATCTAAAGGTGGATGAGGATGATTTGGCTGTAAAGCTAAAACAATTTTTGCTCAGAAATAGGTATCTCCTAGTTTTGGATGATCTATGGGACATTGAGGCATGGAATTTGTTGGAAAGATCATTGCCTGATGATGCCAATGGAAGCAGGATTCTCGTCACGAGTAGATTGCTGAATTTGCAATTCAAACTGGTAGCAAGGCTCACTATCTCCAGCACCTTACTGATGAAGAGAGTTG TTGTCCttgctgctggaatttttgCTACTACTGCACAAAATTTCTGGGAAGAAGTTGCAAAAAGTCTAAGGTCCAGTATTGTCCTTGACGAAGAATATTGCATGAAGACACTTGAACTAAGTTATATTCATCTACCAGATGATTTGAAGCCATGCCTTCTTTATTTTGGTGTATTTCAAGAAGACGAAAATGTTCCTGTCCGAAGGTTGTTATGGCTTTGGATCTCCGAAGGATTTGTGCGAAAGAAAACTGGAAAGAGCATAGAGGATGTGGCAGATGACTACTTGAAGGCACTGGTTGATAGAAGTTTAGTCATGGTTACCAAACAAAGAACTACGAGTGGTGCCAAAGCTTGCCCACTTCATGATTTGGTACATGAGTTTTGTGTAGAAAAAGCCAAAGAGgaaaactttctacacattattcATCGTGGGAAAGATCTTTTTAGTCTTACTGGCCTAAGCAACCCCCACCGAGTTTGTGATCAGAATACCAGGAAATTGAAGATTCAGCACTCAATGCTATTTTTTCCCAATTTACGCAGTTTGTTGTCGTTTAAAGAGGATGAGTTGGGATTTTGGTTGCCTAAACTTCTTAGAGTGTTGGATTTGAGGAACTTGGTGTTTAATGCATATTTTCCGATGGAAGTAGTATTGCTTGTTCACTTGAGATACTTAGCTCTTCATATTCGAGGAATAAATTCCATTTCCAACCCAATAAATTCCATTTCCATCCCATTTGCAATATCCAACCTCTCAAGGTTACAAACTTTTCTGGTAAGAGGAGACTCAATATTCTATTATGTGTTACCAAAAACTATCTGGAACATTAAGACATTGAGGCATCTATGTATCACAGGTTTCAATTATGGTTTTGTTTTTCCTGTTGACGATCTTGAAATATCcccatgtttagatcatttaaACACTTTAAAGCTTGCCATTGATCCCTCCTCTCAAAGCTTGCAAAAGCTGCTGACATATTTACCAAGCATCCGCAGGCTGAAATGTAAGAGATCGGAGAAATCAAGTGAAGAATTTACCAGAATTGACGACAAGATTCTGGTGTTCGACTGTTTGAGTCAACTAGAATCACTTAATCTATCTTTTTTTGACGGATACGGATTTAAATTCCCattgaatttgaagaagttgaCTCTTTCATATAATCATCAGCCATGGAGTGAAATCTCAACAATTGGAAAGTTGCCCAATCTTCAAGTGCTTAAATTACGCCATGGCTCCTTTGTTGGGATTGAAGAATGGGAAATGAAAGAAGGAGAGTTCCCTAACCTCCGAGTCTTGAAATTGATAGGCGTGGCCTTGCGCAGCTGGACTGCATCTTTTGATAGTTTTCTCCATCTTGAGAAATTGGTTGTGCATAATTGTCCGGGGCTGAAAGAGGTGCCTTCTTGTTTAGGGGAATGTCCGACTCttgaaatgattgaggtgaaatGGTGTGATGAGTCTGTTGTAAGATCAGTGAAGCAAATTCAACAAGAGCAGATGGATATGGGAAATGATGTTATAGAGATCATAATTGAATATTGTGGTCATGCATGA